In the Maribacter sp. MJ134 genome, one interval contains:
- a CDS encoding energy transducer TonB, which yields MELKKNPRKDINKRSGLYFAFGLVLVMLLSYVALEWKTYDKTDIYANRFDVEDSIDEEAPIFQLQTPPPPPPPPVAPVKIEIAEDDSKIEETIIETTDTNQDNEIIDVDSIVVDEFIDDEPIPFSVIEHVPVFPGCENDKDKRACFNKMIQKHIVKNFRYPEIAQEMGIQGRVNIMFVIQKDGSIGQIQLRGPDKNLEKEAKRIIDKLPKMTPGKQRGTAVKVPFSIPINFKLQ from the coding sequence ATGGAACTTAAGAAAAATCCTAGAAAAGACATCAACAAGAGAAGTGGTCTATATTTTGCCTTTGGACTGGTCTTGGTAATGCTCCTTTCCTATGTGGCATTGGAATGGAAAACCTATGATAAAACCGATATTTATGCGAACAGGTTTGATGTTGAAGACAGTATCGACGAAGAAGCCCCTATATTTCAATTACAAACACCACCACCCCCTCCCCCACCACCGGTTGCACCTGTTAAAATTGAAATAGCAGAAGATGATTCAAAAATCGAAGAAACGATTATTGAAACTACTGATACAAATCAAGACAATGAAATCATTGATGTTGACAGTATTGTGGTTGATGAATTTATTGATGACGAACCGATTCCTTTTTCGGTAATTGAACATGTTCCCGTATTTCCGGGATGCGAAAACGATAAGGATAAACGTGCTTGTTTCAATAAAATGATACAAAAACATATTGTCAAGAATTTTAGATACCCAGAAATTGCGCAAGAGATGGGTATTCAAGGAAGAGTAAATATTATGTTTGTTATCCAAAAAGATGGAAGCATAGGTCAAATTCAACTTAGAGGTCCAGATAAAAACCTAGAAAAGGAGGCAAAGAGAATCATTGATAAACTCCCTAAAATGACACCGGGAAAGCAACGCGGAACCGCAGTGAAGGTTCCTTTCTCAATACCTATAAATTTTAAACTACAATAA
- a CDS encoding App1 family protein: MGIFKKDKLQILGFQGYGKLNKLYVRGRALEDEEIDLQEKGFFKLIQNTWKRFETDEIKHTSITVKLPDASSYTATTDKDGYFLVEEEVKQLDEMANTEGWVNLELSYTDTNLKREILHQNRFPTEMLIPSNTAKFGVISDIDDTILHTGVVSSLKWRVLVNTVFKRATKRAALEGTASFYHRLHLGKSGTAANPIFYVSHSPWNLYRYLELFLKTNDFPKGPILLRSMASFRARNRKSAAPQKQHEIVNILETYPELPFVLIGDSGEKDGDIYIEIAKRYPNQVKAIYLRSVNDTKRIERVTSLFKEFKEVPFLLVKETEDAIVHAQKHSFIKAD, encoded by the coding sequence ATGGGAATATTTAAAAAAGATAAGCTTCAAATTTTAGGATTCCAAGGTTATGGAAAGCTGAATAAATTGTACGTAAGAGGTCGGGCTTTGGAGGATGAAGAGATAGATTTACAGGAAAAAGGTTTCTTTAAATTAATACAGAATACGTGGAAACGCTTTGAGACCGATGAAATAAAACATACCAGCATTACTGTTAAACTTCCCGATGCCTCTAGCTACACGGCAACTACGGATAAGGACGGGTATTTTTTGGTTGAAGAAGAGGTGAAGCAACTTGATGAAATGGCAAATACAGAAGGGTGGGTAAATCTTGAGCTTTCCTATACGGATACCAATCTTAAAAGGGAAATTCTTCATCAGAACAGATTCCCTACGGAAATGCTTATTCCGAGTAATACGGCAAAATTCGGGGTTATTAGTGATATAGATGACACTATTCTACATACGGGGGTGGTTTCTTCCTTAAAATGGAGGGTGTTGGTAAATACGGTTTTCAAAAGAGCTACAAAGAGGGCTGCTCTAGAGGGTACGGCATCTTTTTATCATAGGTTGCACCTGGGAAAATCCGGGACAGCGGCGAACCCAATATTCTATGTAAGTCATAGTCCATGGAATTTATATAGGTATTTGGAATTATTTCTAAAAACCAACGATTTTCCCAAAGGGCCTATTTTACTAAGAAGTATGGCCAGTTTTAGGGCTAGAAATAGAAAAAGTGCTGCGCCACAAAAGCAGCACGAAATTGTAAATATTCTAGAAACGTACCCGGAATTACCCTTTGTGCTCATCGGGGATAGTGGAGAAAAAGATGGTGATATTTATATAGAAATAGCCAAAAGATATCCAAATCAGGTAAAGGCTATCTATCTTAGAAGTGTCAATGACACAAAAAGAATAGAACGGGTAACTAGCTTGTTCAAGGAGTTTAAAGAGGTGCCCTTTCTATTGGTTAAGGAAACGGAAGATGCCATAGTGCATGCTCAAAAGCACAGCTTTATTAAAGCCGATTAA
- a CDS encoding deoxynucleoside kinase produces the protein MHIAVAGNIGAGKTTLTKLLAKHYKWESHFEDVVDNPYLDDFYNQMERWSFNLQIYFLNSRYRQILQIRESGKDVIQDRTIYEDAHIFAPNLHAMGLMTNRDFQNYSDLFNLMESLVEPPELLIYLRSSIPNLVKQIHKRGREYENTISIDYLSRLNERYEAWVHGYEKGNLLVIDVDQLDFVDNPEDLGSIINKIDAEINGLF, from the coding sequence ATGCACATTGCCGTTGCCGGAAATATAGGAGCAGGAAAAACCACCCTGACAAAATTGTTGGCAAAACACTACAAATGGGAATCACATTTTGAAGACGTTGTGGACAATCCTTACTTGGACGATTTCTATAACCAAATGGAACGTTGGAGTTTTAATCTTCAGATTTATTTTTTGAATAGCCGGTACCGTCAAATTTTGCAAATACGGGAAAGTGGTAAAGACGTGATACAGGACCGCACCATTTATGAGGATGCACATATTTTTGCTCCTAACTTACATGCCATGGGCCTAATGACCAACAGGGATTTTCAGAACTATTCGGATTTATTCAATTTGATGGAAAGTTTGGTTGAGCCCCCTGAACTCTTAATCTACCTTAGGAGCTCTATTCCCAATCTGGTAAAACAAATTCATAAGCGAGGGAGGGAATACGAAAATACCATTTCCATCGATTATTTAAGTCGGCTTAACGAAAGGTACGAAGCTTGGGTACATGGTTACGAAAAAGGCAATCTTTTGGTTATTGATGTTGACCAACTGGATTTTGTTGACAACCCGGAAGATTTGGGAAGTATAATCAACAAGATCGATGCTGAAATCAACGGTTTGTTTTAA
- the metK gene encoding methionine adenosyltransferase has product MAYLFTSESVSEGHPDKVADQISDALLDHFLAFDPESKVACETLVTTGQVVLAGEVKSDTYLDVQNIAREVINKIGYTKGEYQFSGDSCGVISLIHEQSQDINQGVDRGAKEQQGAGDQGMMFGYATKETENYMPLALDISHKLLQVLADLRRENKEITYLRPDAKAQVTIEYSDDNVPQRIDTIVVSTQHDAFDGDDEKMLARIKSDIVSILIPRVKAQLPLGIQELFDEQITYHINPTGKFVIGGPHGDTGLTGRKIIVDTYGGKGAHGGGAFSGKDPSKVDRSAAYAARHAAKNLVAAGVADEILVQVSYAIGVVEPTSIYVDTYGTSNIGLSDGAIAEKVAKLFDMRPFAIEERLKLRNPIYLETAAYGHMGKEPTTVTKVFESPYNGKVEKEVELFTWEKLDSVVEVKKVFGI; this is encoded by the coding sequence ATGGCATATTTATTTACCTCGGAATCGGTCAGTGAAGGACATCCGGACAAAGTAGCGGACCAAATCAGTGATGCACTTCTCGATCATTTTTTAGCTTTTGACCCAGAAAGTAAAGTGGCCTGTGAAACTTTGGTAACTACGGGGCAGGTGGTCTTGGCGGGAGAAGTGAAGAGCGATACCTATTTGGACGTTCAGAATATCGCCAGGGAGGTCATCAATAAAATTGGGTATACCAAAGGGGAATATCAATTTAGTGGCGACTCTTGTGGGGTTATCTCGTTGATACATGAACAGTCGCAAGACATTAACCAAGGTGTAGATAGAGGTGCTAAAGAGCAGCAAGGTGCTGGTGACCAGGGGATGATGTTCGGGTACGCTACAAAAGAAACGGAAAACTATATGCCTTTGGCGCTGGATATTTCACATAAGCTGCTACAGGTTTTGGCGGATTTACGCAGGGAAAATAAAGAGATTACCTATTTAAGACCGGATGCCAAGGCCCAGGTAACCATTGAGTATTCTGATGATAACGTGCCACAACGTATAGATACCATAGTGGTCTCTACACAACATGATGCTTTTGATGGGGATGATGAAAAAATGCTAGCTCGGATAAAGTCAGATATTGTTTCTATTCTAATTCCTAGGGTAAAAGCGCAGTTGCCTTTAGGTATCCAAGAGCTGTTCGACGAGCAGATTACCTACCATATTAACCCTACCGGTAAATTTGTTATCGGAGGCCCTCATGGAGATACGGGACTTACCGGTCGCAAGATTATTGTGGATACCTATGGTGGTAAAGGTGCGCACGGTGGCGGAGCCTTTAGTGGAAAAGACCCAAGCAAGGTAGACCGTAGTGCTGCTTATGCCGCTAGACATGCGGCCAAAAATTTGGTTGCAGCCGGCGTTGCAGATGAGATTCTAGTACAGGTTAGTTACGCCATTGGGGTAGTGGAGCCAACATCTATTTATGTAGATACCTATGGCACTTCTAATATTGGCCTAAGCGATGGTGCTATAGCCGAGAAAGTTGCTAAACTGTTCGATATGCGTCCATTTGCCATTGAAGAAAGATTAAAACTAAGAAACCCTATTTATCTGGAAACAGCGGCCTATGGACATATGGGCAAGGAACCCACTACGGTGACCAAGGTGTTTGAATCTCCTTATAACGGTAAGGTAGAGAAAGAAGTGGAACTATTTACTTGGGAAAAACTGGATAGCGTAGTGGAAGTAAAAAAAGTTTTTGGAATCTAA
- a CDS encoding CocE/NonD family hydrolase, whose amino-acid sequence MSKFAYRYSIVLISLFLLVACTKTSKTAKAEISETYVSDNYTKKEVDIEMRDGITLHTTIYTPKDTSKEYPILMQRTPYSSRPYGEGEFKTQIGPNIHLMKEGNIIVYQDVRGRWLSEGHYENMRAYIPNKTSDKDVDESTDTYDTIDWLVKNVEHNNGNVGVWGISYPGYYATYATIDAHPALKASSPQACIGDFFFDDFHHNGAYLLSYFRATSLFGTPRPNGDQPIDTAWYSLPDLQTEDQYQFFLDKGPLKNLNSFFEYDIKDEMSIAPDGMTDDYFWNELKEHPNYDELWQSRGLIQHLDKSKSHVATMIVGGWFDAEDLYGPLETYKNIEKNSDGYNTMVFGPWDHGRWARRNGRNLVGNYYFGDSISEFFQEKIETKFFNHFLKGKGDANSGLPEAYVYDSGRKEWKEYNAWPPEGTTKKAMFLSENQELTTELKGASEIKFVSDVKKPVPYSEDIKSIFTPRKYMTDDQRFAARRSDVLVFETEVMEEDFTLAGDIMAKLKVATTGDAADWIVKIIDVHPADVETNEEMQDHLKMSNYHLMVRSEVLRGRFRNSFSNPEPFVPNEKTEVNIKLQDVFHTIKKGHKLQVQVQSTWFPLIDLNPQTYVDNIFKADEADFKTQTHTVFTDSSVEFSVLE is encoded by the coding sequence ATGTCAAAATTCGCTTACCGTTATAGTATTGTCCTAATTTCCCTATTCTTATTGGTTGCTTGTACTAAAACAAGTAAGACCGCTAAAGCAGAAATCTCTGAAACTTACGTTTCGGATAATTATACTAAAAAGGAGGTGGATATAGAGATGCGAGATGGCATCACTTTGCATACTACCATATACACACCAAAAGATACTTCAAAAGAATATCCAATTCTTATGCAACGCACCCCCTACAGTTCAAGGCCGTATGGTGAAGGCGAGTTTAAGACACAAATTGGTCCAAATATTCATCTCATGAAAGAGGGTAATATCATTGTCTATCAAGATGTACGCGGTAGGTGGTTAAGCGAAGGTCACTATGAAAATATGCGGGCTTATATACCGAACAAGACATCGGATAAAGATGTAGACGAGAGCACGGATACCTATGACACTATTGACTGGCTGGTAAAGAACGTTGAGCATAATAACGGTAATGTAGGCGTGTGGGGAATCTCGTATCCAGGTTATTATGCCACCTATGCCACTATAGACGCGCACCCGGCCTTAAAAGCATCATCACCCCAAGCGTGTATCGGAGATTTTTTCTTCGATGATTTTCATCATAACGGAGCCTATTTGTTGAGTTATTTTAGGGCTACCTCTTTGTTCGGTACGCCAAGACCAAATGGAGACCAACCTATAGACACGGCCTGGTACAGTCTACCTGATTTGCAGACCGAAGACCAGTACCAGTTTTTCTTGGACAAGGGGCCTTTGAAGAACCTGAATTCCTTCTTTGAATATGATATCAAGGATGAAATGAGCATAGCACCAGATGGTATGACGGACGATTACTTCTGGAACGAATTAAAGGAACACCCCAATTATGATGAGTTATGGCAAAGTCGCGGGCTAATACAGCACTTGGACAAGTCAAAATCCCATGTAGCCACCATGATTGTTGGTGGTTGGTTTGATGCTGAGGACCTTTATGGCCCTTTAGAAACCTATAAAAATATTGAGAAGAATTCCGACGGTTATAATACTATGGTTTTTGGTCCTTGGGACCATGGACGCTGGGCAAGAAGAAATGGCAGGAACTTGGTAGGGAACTATTATTTTGGGGACTCTATCTCCGAATTTTTCCAAGAGAAAATAGAAACTAAATTTTTTAATCATTTCCTTAAAGGAAAAGGTGATGCTAATAGCGGTCTACCAGAAGCCTATGTGTACGATTCTGGCAGAAAAGAATGGAAAGAGTACAATGCTTGGCCTCCTGAAGGCACTACAAAGAAAGCTATGTTCCTTTCGGAAAACCAAGAGTTGACTACAGAGCTAAAAGGTGCTTCCGAAATTAAATTCGTTAGTGATGTCAAGAAACCTGTTCCGTATTCGGAGGATATTAAATCGATATTTACGCCGCGTAAGTATATGACGGACGATCAGCGTTTTGCTGCGCGTCGTTCCGATGTTCTGGTTTTTGAAACCGAAGTGATGGAAGAAGATTTTACCTTGGCGGGCGACATAATGGCCAAACTAAAAGTAGCCACTACGGGAGACGCTGCGGACTGGATTGTCAAGATTATTGACGTGCACCCAGCCGATGTTGAGACCAATGAGGAAATGCAAGACCATTTAAAGATGAGTAATTACCACTTAATGGTGCGTAGCGAGGTGCTTCGTGGTAGGTTCAGGAACAGTTTTTCTAATCCAGAGCCCTTTGTACCTAACGAAAAAACGGAGGTGAACATTAAACTACAGGACGTGTTTCACACCATCAAAAAAGGGCACAAACTGCAGGTGCAGGTTCAGAGCACGTGGTTTCCTCTAATAGACTTGAATCCACAGACTTATGTGGACAATATATTTAAAGCCGATGAGGCCGATTTCAAAACCCAGACCCATACCGTTTTTACCGATTCTAGTGTGGAGTTTTCGGTGTTGGAGTAA
- a CDS encoding DUF5018 domain-containing protein, whose product MKKFYALIFFFGILFSSCEEDSMTKELLSGNSITSFIVTVGGVELSVNIDGTNVEVIAPYDISFADEISLEILFSENASIVPDPLGIKSLTEPVQFTITAENGEEKVYTVTVLREKSPENSILSFSITDGDEVLEATIDSVSNTISKELPKTWKLTDLTTAVTISDYATIEPDPNTITDYTSPIVYTVKSEDQTTRTYEVVLSRLPFEGSDIVSFTVIKDAFSVNANIDMETKEINQRLPPNIDLSHLNIECKISENASIEPNPADITDYSQPVDFMVTSESNELTTYTVVFETMVDAVFLNCDVENASKWFGGDSRSYAVDPNMFFPPRNVGTGNSLTPQEDFYITSYAIRFSNYFRFYDENGVERVYAGDSTVRLQLRDSEGNEIASVDNTFSNPMELFWITFDFSDLNLILKKDVLYYFSYFLVDGESLGINTGSHGNTENHSELCNSQGFSATSAIREETNLEDWDIWYEHPWHFNYRFNGLK is encoded by the coding sequence ATGAAAAAGTTTTATGCGCTAATATTCTTTTTTGGAATTTTATTCTCCTCATGCGAGGAGGACAGTATGACAAAAGAATTATTGTCTGGAAATAGTATTACTTCGTTTATTGTTACTGTGGGTGGTGTTGAATTAAGTGTCAATATTGATGGTACGAATGTTGAAGTAATTGCTCCTTATGATATTTCGTTTGCTGACGAAATCTCGTTAGAAATACTTTTTTCGGAAAATGCAAGCATAGTTCCTGACCCCCTGGGCATTAAATCATTAACTGAACCCGTACAGTTTACCATAACTGCTGAAAATGGAGAAGAAAAAGTATATACGGTTACCGTTCTGCGAGAAAAAAGTCCAGAAAATAGCATCCTTAGTTTTTCAATTACTGACGGTGACGAGGTACTTGAGGCAACTATTGATAGTGTGTCGAACACCATCTCAAAAGAGCTTCCTAAGACTTGGAAGCTAACAGATTTAACTACCGCCGTAACGATTTCCGACTATGCAACTATAGAACCTGACCCTAACACCATTACAGATTATACCAGTCCTATAGTTTACACGGTAAAATCGGAAGATCAAACAACAAGAACATACGAGGTAGTTTTATCAAGATTACCTTTTGAAGGTAGTGATATCGTTTCGTTCACTGTTATTAAGGATGCATTTTCGGTCAATGCGAATATCGATATGGAAACTAAAGAGATTAACCAAAGGCTTCCACCCAATATTGACCTTAGTCACTTAAATATCGAGTGTAAAATTTCTGAAAATGCTAGTATTGAACCCAATCCTGCAGATATTACGGATTATTCTCAACCGGTAGATTTTATGGTTACTTCAGAAAGTAACGAGTTGACAACGTATACAGTAGTTTTTGAAACAATGGTAGATGCCGTATTTCTTAATTGTGATGTAGAAAATGCTAGTAAATGGTTTGGAGGTGATAGTCGTAGCTATGCTGTTGATCCAAATATGTTTTTTCCACCAAGAAATGTTGGAACTGGTAACTCGCTAACTCCGCAGGAAGATTTTTATATTACTAGTTATGCTATACGTTTCAGTAATTATTTCAGATTTTATGATGAGAACGGTGTGGAAAGGGTTTACGCTGGGGATTCAACTGTCAGGTTACAATTGAGAGATTCTGAAGGCAATGAAATAGCATCGGTTGATAATACTTTCAGTAATCCAATGGAATTATTTTGGATAACTTTCGATTTTTCAGATTTAAATCTAATCTTAAAGAAAGATGTGCTCTATTACTTTTCTTACTTCTTGGTAGATGGGGAGTCATTGGGAATAAATACAGGTTCCCATGGTAACACAGAAAATCATTCGGAATTATGCAATAGTCAGGGGTTTAGTGCAACTTCTGCCATAAGAGAAGAGACTAATCTCGAAGATTGGGATATTTGGTATGAACATCCGTGGCACTTCAATTATAGATTTAATGGCCTAAAATAA
- a CDS encoding DUF808 domain-containing protein translates to MASGFFAVLDDVAALLDDVAAMSKIATKKTAGILGDDLAVNAEKASGFVSKRELPVLWAISKGSLLNKIIILPIAFLLSAFLPWAVTLVLVLGGLYLAFEGAEKIYEFFVPHAKAHIPAQAEAPSKSDILELEKAKIKSAIVTDFILSVEIVIIALGTVLDQPLATQIAVVSVVALIATVGVYGIVALIVRMDEFGASLINLTESDNSISDYIGRFFVNALPKVIKALSVIGTIALLLVAGGIFVHNLDFLHGIFPTIPSIIIEFVVGLLAGFLMLLLYKGVKKVFKKK, encoded by the coding sequence ATGGCTTCAGGTTTTTTTGCGGTTTTAGATGACGTAGCGGCTTTGCTAGATGATGTTGCGGCAATGAGCAAAATTGCTACTAAGAAAACCGCAGGTATACTTGGTGACGATTTAGCGGTGAATGCGGAAAAAGCTTCTGGCTTTGTTTCCAAAAGAGAACTTCCGGTGCTCTGGGCTATCAGTAAAGGCTCCTTATTGAATAAAATTATTATTCTACCAATTGCCTTTTTACTAAGTGCTTTTTTACCCTGGGCAGTTACGTTGGTGCTTGTTCTGGGAGGTTTATACCTTGCTTTCGAGGGTGCCGAAAAAATTTATGAGTTCTTTGTTCCCCATGCCAAAGCCCATATTCCGGCCCAAGCGGAAGCTCCTAGTAAAAGTGATATTCTTGAACTGGAAAAAGCGAAAATCAAGTCGGCCATCGTGACGGATTTTATTTTATCCGTGGAAATTGTCATCATAGCGCTTGGAACCGTTCTAGACCAACCTTTGGCTACACAAATTGCAGTAGTATCGGTAGTGGCCTTGATAGCCACCGTAGGCGTTTATGGTATCGTAGCACTTATTGTGCGTATGGACGAATTTGGCGCAAGCCTGATTAACCTCACTGAAAGTGATAACAGTATCTCGGATTATATAGGCAGGTTTTTTGTAAATGCCTTACCCAAGGTAATCAAAGCCCTGTCCGTTATTGGAACGATCGCACTATTGCTCGTGGCCGGAGGTATCTTTGTGCATAACCTGGATTTTCTTCATGGGATATTTCCTACCATCCCCAGTATCATTATAGAATTTGTCGTAGGTTTGCTGGCGGGATTCCTAATGTTGCTTTTGTATAAAGGCGTTAAAAAAGTATTTAAAAAGAAATAG
- a CDS encoding O-acetylhomoserine aminocarboxypropyltransferase/cysteine synthase family protein — MSNQKLATNALHAGHDPKQTGGTRAVPIYQTSSYVFNDTDHAANLFSLGELGFIYTRLNNPTNQILQDRLAAVEGGVGAVVFASGTAAISTGLLTLLKAGDHIVASSSLYGGTFNLLNVTLPRLGITTTFVDASDPTNFGKAVQENTRAIFVESLGNPKLDVLDLKAISKEANAAKVPFIVDNTVATPGLLNPIEHGANLVIHSLTKYIGGQGSSLGGAIIDAGTFDWTNGKFPEFTEPSAGYHGLVYSEALGAAAFTFKLILEGLRDFGGALSPFNAFQIIQGLETLPVRIKQHSANALELATWLEAREEVAWVNYPGLKSNKYYDLAQEYLPKGQSGLVTFGIKGGFEAAKQVTDATEVFSLLANIGDTKSLIIHPASTTHQQLTAEQQTAAGVGQDLIRLSVGLEDIEDLKTDLENAFAKVDKAILV, encoded by the coding sequence ATGAGTAATCAAAAATTAGCAACGAACGCTTTACATGCAGGTCACGACCCAAAACAAACGGGAGGAACTAGAGCTGTACCTATTTATCAAACCTCGTCCTACGTATTCAATGATACGGACCATGCTGCCAATCTTTTCTCTTTGGGAGAACTGGGCTTTATCTATACGAGATTGAACAACCCAACAAATCAAATTTTACAAGACCGTTTGGCCGCTGTAGAGGGCGGTGTAGGTGCGGTAGTGTTCGCTTCGGGAACGGCTGCAATTTCTACAGGTCTATTAACGCTCTTAAAGGCAGGAGACCACATCGTGGCATCAAGCAGTCTTTATGGAGGTACTTTTAACCTCTTGAATGTAACCCTACCAAGATTGGGTATCACTACTACCTTTGTCGATGCATCGGACCCAACGAATTTCGGTAAGGCCGTACAGGAAAATACACGAGCGATTTTCGTGGAATCGTTAGGAAATCCCAAATTGGATGTTTTAGATTTAAAAGCGATATCCAAAGAGGCTAATGCGGCAAAAGTTCCTTTCATAGTAGATAATACCGTAGCTACGCCAGGTTTGTTGAATCCTATAGAGCATGGGGCAAACCTTGTGATACACTCACTTACTAAATATATTGGTGGGCAAGGAAGTTCTTTGGGTGGTGCCATAATAGATGCAGGCACATTCGATTGGACAAATGGAAAGTTTCCGGAATTTACCGAACCTTCCGCAGGTTATCACGGGTTGGTGTATAGCGAAGCTTTGGGAGCGGCGGCATTTACCTTTAAACTAATTTTAGAAGGGTTACGAGATTTTGGCGGTGCTTTAAGCCCGTTCAATGCTTTTCAGATTATACAAGGATTAGAGACCTTACCGGTACGTATAAAACAGCATAGTGCCAATGCCTTGGAACTGGCTACTTGGTTGGAAGCTAGGGAAGAAGTTGCTTGGGTGAACTATCCAGGATTAAAAAGTAATAAATACTACGATTTAGCTCAAGAGTACCTTCCTAAAGGACAAAGCGGTTTGGTAACTTTTGGTATCAAAGGAGGTTTCGAAGCAGCGAAACAGGTAACGGATGCCACCGAGGTCTTTTCGCTGTTGGCCAATATTGGTGATACCAAATCATTGATTATACACCCGGCCAGTACCACCCACCAACAACTTACTGCTGAGCAACAAACTGCAGCGGGAGTTGGCCAAGACCTAATTCGTTTATCCGTAGGTCTGGAAGATATTGAAGATTTAAAAACTGATTTAGAGAACGCTTTTGCTAAAGTTGACAAGGCTATTCTTGTCTAA